ATCCCGCTCTTCCGCTTTCAGGCCGAGCGGGCCGAGGAGTATTACCGCAAGGCCTTCGCCGAGATGGAGAAGCTGCCGCGCAAGCCCTTGCTAGCCGCCTGGATCATGGGCAAAACCTACCACCGCATCCTCCACAAGATCCGGGCCCGCGACTTCGACGTCTTCTACAAACCGGTCAAGCTGTCCAAGCCGCAAAAGCTCTGGATCGCGCTGCGCGAAAGATTTTTTTAAGCCATGCTCTCGCCCGCTTCCACCGACGTCACGATCATCGGCGGCGGCTTCGCCGGCCTAGCCGCGGCCTTGCGCCTGCATCGGGCCGGCGCCAAGGTCCGAATCGTCGAAAAGCGGGCCTTCTTCGGCGGCCGGGCCTACTCCTTCCGCGAACCCAAGACCGGCGAGACCGTCGACAACGGCCAACACTTGCTGATGGGCTGCTACGCCGAGACCTTCGCCTTTCTCAAAGACCTCGGCACCTTCGACCGGCTCGACGTCCAAAAATCGCTGAGCGTCGCCTTCTCGGAGGGGCCCGCGAAAACCTTCGAGCTCTCCTGTCCCGACCTGCCGGCGCCGCTCCATCTGGCTTGGGGCCTGCTGCGCTATCGGGGGCTGAGCTTCCGCGACAAGCGGGGCATGGCCCGGCTGATGAGCCTGGCCAAGAAAAGCGCCGGCGCCGCCGCGCTGGACGCCCAATCGATCGAGGAGCTGCTTCGCCAGACCGGCCAGACCGAAGCGGCCATCCGCAAATTTTGGGAGCCCTTGGCCTTGGCCACGGTCAATGAAAGGCTAGATTTGGCCAGCGCCCGGCTGTTCGTCGAGGTGCTGCGCCGGGCTCTGCTCTCGAGCAAGGCCGATTCG
This bacterium DNA region includes the following protein-coding sequences:
- a CDS encoding FAD-dependent oxidoreductase, yielding MLSPASTDVTIIGGGFAGLAAALRLHRAGAKVRIVEKRAFFGGRAYSFREPKTGETVDNGQHLLMGCYAETFAFLKDLGTFDRLDVQKSLSVAFSEGPAKTFELSCPDLPAPLHLAWGLLRYRGLSFRDKRGMARLMSLAKKSAGAAALDAQSIEELLRQTGQTEAAIRKFWEPLALATVNERLDLASARLFVEVLRRALLSSKADSRLVLAKVGLSELYANPAQRFFEEAGVPLHFNSQVLAIRREGARFRVETNRGAGLKPLATGSETVARGFSPAESKESYLTDKI